A stretch of Faecalibacterium duncaniae DNA encodes these proteins:
- a CDS encoding S-layer homology domain-containing protein gives MKKRILSLLLAVSIACSMLVVPANAAASNAAVQTAVTLGGLTSEQASALSTALTRGQLAKLLVTFSAYRESAATQGNTGTLFTDVDSGNEYAPYIRIAVQQGWLSGYTDGSFRPDNGVTLEEACTAALKLLGYDVTTLSGSFPAAQLNKAGSLGLRAGLSAVQGQGLTLEDAAVLFYNALTASTAENQTYAATLGFTVTDGRIDLSSVLLSSVEGPFVADGTTQLPFAPAAVYRNDTVATDAALNAYDVYYYSASARTVWIYSRKAAGRITAVSPSASAPTSVTVAGTSYTLASSAAASVLSAFNGGGVGQVVTLLLGMNNEAVAVLTGEEADSVFYGVVQTSSRSLTEENGADVLQSVQVACTDGVTRTVNVDKSLNFPTGWLVKITVNADGENVETLSGQSVSGTIRADGTALGDAALASDVEILDTTAEGLAGTVSPGRLSGVTLSASDVRYYTVDGNGAIDRLILNDATGDLWTYGVLDDVTNLISTAASSTTNTGSGSSTSNTTGSSASDLVAGAVESVMPSTSTLLYGLVDGSIGSTLWESVTSSTASLASYLLKIGANSTTGVVSSVLDYLSSGANYVCYVNGEQTTYKTSVKYPVLAGGISVRKTASGSVGTMAQLLPVTVDQLGAASVRSGSTRYETADDMQVYLWYKGKYYATTLSQINAEDYSLIGWYDAHGSAAGGKIRVLVAVKKD, from the coding sequence ATGAAAAAAAGAATCCTTTCCCTTTTGCTGGCGGTGAGCATCGCCTGCTCGATGCTGGTGGTGCCGGCAAATGCCGCTGCCAGCAATGCGGCGGTGCAGACTGCCGTGACGCTGGGCGGCTTGACCAGCGAACAGGCCTCCGCCCTGAGCACCGCCCTGACTCGGGGCCAGCTGGCAAAGCTGCTGGTGACATTCTCGGCCTACCGGGAGAGCGCCGCCACGCAGGGGAACACCGGCACCCTGTTCACCGATGTGGACAGCGGGAACGAATATGCCCCCTATATCCGCATTGCCGTCCAGCAGGGATGGCTCAGCGGCTACACCGACGGCTCTTTCCGGCCCGACAACGGTGTGACGCTGGAAGAGGCCTGTACCGCCGCCCTCAAGCTGCTGGGCTATGATGTTACCACTCTGAGCGGCAGCTTCCCGGCGGCACAGCTCAACAAAGCCGGCAGCCTGGGCCTGCGGGCCGGTTTGAGCGCCGTGCAGGGGCAGGGCCTGACCCTGGAAGATGCCGCTGTGCTCTTCTATAATGCCCTGACGGCCAGCACCGCTGAAAACCAGACCTATGCCGCCACGCTGGGCTTTACCGTGACGGATGGCCGGATCGACCTGTCCTCGGTGCTGCTCAGCAGTGTGGAGGGCCCCTTTGTGGCCGATGGCACCACCCAGCTGCCCTTTGCCCCGGCGGCGGTCTACCGCAATGATACCGTGGCCACAGATGCCGCTCTGAACGCCTACGATGTCTACTATTACAGCGCCAGCGCCAGAACGGTCTGGATCTACTCCCGCAAGGCGGCGGGCCGCATCACGGCGGTCTCGCCCAGCGCCAGCGCCCCCACCAGTGTGACGGTGGCAGGCACCAGCTACACGCTGGCTTCCTCGGCAGCGGCATCGGTCCTCTCGGCCTTCAACGGCGGCGGAGTGGGGCAGGTGGTCACCCTGCTGTTGGGCATGAACAACGAGGCGGTGGCCGTTCTGACCGGCGAGGAAGCTGACAGCGTGTTCTATGGCGTGGTGCAGACTTCTTCCCGCAGCCTGACCGAAGAAAACGGCGCGGATGTGCTCCAAAGCGTGCAGGTGGCCTGCACCGATGGCGTGACCCGCACCGTGAATGTGGACAAGAGCCTGAACTTCCCCACCGGCTGGCTGGTGAAGATCACCGTCAACGCCGACGGGGAGAACGTGGAGACCCTGAGCGGCCAATCGGTCAGCGGCACCATCCGTGCGGACGGCACCGCGCTGGGCGATGCGGCCCTTGCTTCGGATGTGGAGATCCTGGATACGACAGCGGAGGGGTTGGCTGGGACAGTAAGTCCCGGCCGCCTATCGGGGGTGACACTTTCTGCCTCGGATGTCCGTTACTACACCGTGGATGGGAACGGTGCCATTGACCGGCTCATTCTGAACGATGCCACCGGCGACCTGTGGACCTACGGTGTGCTGGATGATGTGACCAACCTCATCAGCACCGCAGCCAGCTCCACCACGAACACCGGCTCCGGCTCGTCCACCTCCAACACCACCGGTTCCAGCGCCTCTGACCTTGTGGCCGGTGCGGTGGAAAGCGTGATGCCCTCCACCAGCACCCTGCTGTATGGGCTGGTCGATGGCAGCATCGGCAGCACCCTGTGGGAGAGTGTGACCAGCAGCACCGCCAGCCTGGCAAGCTATCTGCTCAAGATTGGTGCCAACAGCACCACGGGCGTGGTCAGCTCGGTGCTGGATTACCTGAGCAGCGGCGCGAACTATGTCTGCTACGTCAACGGTGAGCAGACCACCTATAAGACCAGCGTGAAGTATCCCGTGCTGGCAGGCGGTATCTCGGTGCGCAAGACTGCTTCCGGCAGTGTGGGCACCATGGCCCAGCTGCTCCCGGTCACGGTGGATCAGCTGGGGGCGGCCTCCGTGCGGAGCGGCTCCACCCGCTATGAGACTGCCGATGACATGCAGGTGTATCTGTGGTACAAGGGCAAGTATTACGCCACCACCCTTTCCCAGATCAACGCCGAGGATTACAGCCTCATCGGCTGGTACGATGCCCATGGCAGCGCGGCGGGCGGAAAGATCCGCGTTCTTGTGGCCGTGAAAAAAGACTGA
- a CDS encoding ABC transporter permease: MIYETFREAVKNIWSNKFRTVLTMLGIIIGVTAVIVIVGLGNGMTQSIKDSFSEMGTNILSVQITGRGSRTVTVQQLYDIVDSHPEVFTGMSPTTTLDSTVKVDTTTYGYTSVKGVSETYLDMMGRTLAQGRGLTYVDITDNKKVCVVGDYIARAAYGGNAIGQTIKIGSERFTIVGVLEANVSSTTDQEGTDDDMIFVPYTTAQRISRTSASSYGVVLVSDELADEGKNLLVVGIESILHAEDGYFITSLSEMLETMTGMINMVVAILTAIAAISLLVGGIGIMNIMMVSVTERTREIGIRKALGAKERCILALFVTEAATTSALGGLLGIALGYLFSALANRVLPLLVSDMELTVAPSMTSVLVAFGISVGIGVLFGYLPAKRAARLNPIEALRYD; this comes from the coding sequence TGTCACGGCGGTCATCGTCATCGTGGGCTTGGGCAATGGCATGACCCAAAGCATCAAGGACAGCTTTTCTGAGATGGGGACCAATATCCTCAGCGTCCAGATCACGGGCCGCGGCTCCCGCACCGTGACCGTACAGCAGCTGTACGATATCGTGGACAGCCACCCGGAGGTGTTCACCGGCATGTCGCCCACCACCACGCTGGACAGCACCGTGAAGGTGGATACCACCACCTATGGCTATACGAGCGTCAAGGGCGTGAGTGAGACCTACCTGGATATGATGGGGCGCACGCTGGCCCAGGGCCGGGGCCTGACCTATGTGGACATCACGGACAATAAAAAGGTCTGCGTGGTGGGCGATTACATTGCCCGTGCGGCCTACGGCGGCAACGCCATCGGCCAGACCATCAAAATCGGCAGCGAGAGATTTACCATCGTGGGTGTGCTGGAAGCCAATGTCAGCAGTACGACCGATCAGGAGGGCACCGACGATGACATGATCTTTGTGCCCTATACCACCGCCCAGCGCATCAGCAGGACCAGCGCCAGCTCCTACGGCGTGGTTCTGGTGAGCGATGAACTTGCCGATGAGGGCAAGAATCTTCTGGTAGTAGGGATCGAATCCATCCTCCACGCGGAGGACGGCTATTTCATCACCAGCCTGAGCGAGATGCTGGAGACCATGACCGGCATGATCAACATGGTGGTGGCGATCCTGACCGCCATTGCAGCCATCTCCCTGCTGGTGGGCGGCATCGGCATTATGAACATTATGATGGTGTCCGTCACCGAGCGCACCCGGGAGATCGGCATTCGCAAGGCGCTGGGTGCCAAGGAACGCTGCATTCTTGCCCTGTTCGTCACTGAAGCGGCCACCACCTCCGCACTGGGCGGCCTGCTTGGCATTGCACTGGGCTATCTGTTCAGCGCTCTGGCCAACCGGGTGCTTCCGCTGCTGGTGTCGGATATGGAACTGACGGTGGCCCCCTCCATGACCTCAGTGCTGGTGGCCTTTGGCATCTCGGTGGGCATCGGTGTACTGTTCGGCTACCTGCCTGCCAAGCGCGCCGCAAGGCTGAACCCCATTGAAGCATTGAGATATGATTAA
- a CDS encoding gamma-glutamyl-gamma-aminobutyrate hydrolase family protein, producing MSAAITIAMPRMVPNQLLAEAHAKYPESLARAGAEMRWIELNDPDKAVQDALACDGLLLPGGGDIDPKFYGQERIPACGEPNVLRDIAEPLLLRAFLAADKPVLAICRGIQLMNVALGGDLYQDIKPFEHVPHNDHWGKIHTVTVRRDTLLSRILGQDTVLVNSQHHQAVDKVAQGLVLSALSEDGIVEGIEKPDAKFCLGVQWHPEWLSAADPAMQGIFDAFVAACK from the coding sequence ATGTCTGCTGCTATTACGATTGCAATGCCGCGCATGGTGCCGAACCAGCTGCTGGCGGAGGCTCACGCAAAATATCCCGAAAGCCTTGCCCGGGCCGGGGCAGAAATGCGCTGGATCGAGCTGAACGACCCCGACAAAGCCGTACAGGATGCGCTGGCCTGTGACGGCCTGCTGCTGCCGGGCGGCGGCGACATCGACCCGAAATTCTACGGGCAGGAGCGCATCCCTGCCTGCGGTGAGCCCAACGTTCTGCGGGATATCGCCGAGCCGCTGCTGCTGCGCGCCTTCCTTGCCGCCGACAAGCCGGTGCTGGCCATCTGCCGGGGCATCCAGCTGATGAATGTTGCGCTGGGCGGCGATCTGTATCAGGACATCAAACCCTTTGAGCACGTCCCCCACAACGACCATTGGGGCAAGATCCACACTGTCACCGTGCGGCGGGATACCTTGCTCTCCCGCATTCTTGGGCAGGATACCGTTCTGGTCAACAGCCAGCACCATCAGGCGGTAGACAAGGTCGCTCAGGGCCTTGTGCTGTCGGCCCTGAGCGAGGACGGCATCGTGGAGGGCATTGAGAAGCCGGACGCGAAGTTCTGCCTGGGCGTGCAGTGGCACCCTGAATGGCTCAGCGCTGCCGACCCCGCCATGCAGGGGATTTTTGATGCCTTTGTGGCGGCCTGCAAATAA